From Pseudovibrio sp. Tun.PSC04-5.I4, a single genomic window includes:
- a CDS encoding alpha-glucosidase family protein, with translation MNLSTPINENTSHQVLANDPDWWRGAVIYQIYPRSFADSTGDGVGDLPGITSKLDYISDLGADAIWISPFMKSPMDDFGYDISDYKDVDPMFGSLDDFGTLIAKSHGLGIRVLIDLVISHTSDQHEWFKESRSNKTNSKADWFVWADPKADGSPPNNWLSIFGGSAWQWDSRRCQYYLHNFLRSQPDLNFHNEDVQLAVLDAARFWLELGVDGFRLDTANFYFHDQKLRDNPPYPDPDSLADVVGVNPYAFQDHKFDKTQPENLQFLERLRAVMNEFPNTTTVGEIGAGHEASEIIAQYTCGDNRLHMAYSFDLLSNTPTASYVRERVTALQDTVKDGWPSWAMSNHDVKRMGSRLPDDVDPQVATPALLALSASLRGSPCIYQGEELGFKEADVALEDLQDPYGIEFWPEFKGRDGCRTPIAWTKDGGFSSGKPWLPMAEDHLEHSVDQQIDDPKSPLRRTAQFLKWRKGQRVLQKGSLVFVDLGQEVLAFERELDGEIVLCVLNLTNDDMKVALGKYGSATLLEGHGFNAELDGETLNLPTWQAAFLKFSKT, from the coding sequence ATGAACCTCTCAACCCCAATTAATGAAAACACAAGCCATCAGGTTCTGGCAAATGATCCGGATTGGTGGCGGGGCGCTGTCATCTATCAAATCTACCCGCGCTCGTTCGCGGACAGCACTGGCGATGGCGTTGGTGATCTTCCCGGTATTACAAGTAAGCTGGATTACATCTCTGATCTTGGCGCGGATGCGATCTGGATCTCACCTTTCATGAAGTCTCCTATGGATGACTTTGGTTATGACATCTCTGATTATAAAGATGTTGATCCGATGTTCGGCTCGCTGGATGACTTTGGAACGCTGATTGCCAAGTCACATGGTCTTGGTATCCGCGTTCTGATTGATCTCGTGATTTCCCACACCTCTGATCAGCATGAATGGTTTAAGGAAAGCCGTAGTAACAAGACCAACAGCAAGGCTGACTGGTTTGTTTGGGCTGATCCAAAAGCAGACGGCTCTCCGCCAAACAACTGGCTCTCCATCTTTGGTGGGTCAGCCTGGCAGTGGGATAGCCGTCGTTGCCAATACTACTTGCATAACTTCCTGCGGTCGCAGCCGGATTTGAACTTCCATAATGAAGACGTGCAACTGGCCGTGCTGGATGCAGCTCGCTTCTGGTTGGAGCTGGGCGTTGATGGGTTCCGTCTTGATACAGCGAACTTCTACTTCCATGATCAGAAGCTGCGCGATAACCCACCTTATCCTGATCCTGATAGTCTTGCCGATGTTGTTGGTGTGAACCCATACGCATTTCAGGATCATAAATTCGATAAGACACAGCCTGAGAACCTTCAGTTCCTTGAGCGTTTGCGCGCGGTGATGAATGAATTCCCGAACACCACAACTGTTGGTGAAATCGGGGCAGGGCATGAAGCCAGCGAGATCATCGCACAGTACACTTGCGGCGATAACCGTTTGCATATGGCCTACAGCTTTGATCTGCTTTCCAACACACCAACGGCCTCTTATGTGCGCGAGCGTGTGACTGCCTTACAAGATACGGTGAAGGATGGCTGGCCAAGCTGGGCGATGTCTAACCACGACGTCAAACGCATGGGCTCTCGTCTTCCTGATGATGTTGATCCACAGGTTGCGACCCCGGCTCTGCTGGCTTTGAGTGCATCTTTGCGCGGCAGCCCTTGCATCTATCAGGGTGAAGAGCTGGGCTTCAAAGAAGCTGACGTTGCTTTGGAAGACCTGCAAGATCCGTATGGCATTGAATTCTGGCCAGAATTTAAAGGTCGGGATGGTTGTCGTACGCCAATCGCGTGGACTAAGGACGGTGGGTTCTCCTCCGGCAAACCTTGGTTGCCAATGGCTGAAGATCATCTGGAACACAGCGTTGATCAACAGATAGACGACCCTAAGTCTCCACTGCGCCGGACTGCACAGTTCCTGAAGTGGCGTAAAGGACAGCGGGTTCTGCAAAAAGGTTCTTTGGTTTTTGTCGATCTGGGCCAAGAGGTTCTGGCATTTGAACGCGAGCTGGACGGCGAGATTGTTCTGTGTGTGCTGAACCTGACCAATGACGATATGAAGGTTGCTTTAGGCAAGTATGGCTCAGCCACACTGCTTGAAGGGCACGGATTTAATGCAGAACTGGACGGCGAGACACTCAACCTGCCTACTTGGCAAGCTGCGTTCTTGAAATTTTCCAAGACCTAA
- the ugpC gene encoding sn-glycerol-3-phosphate ABC transporter ATP-binding protein UgpC, which produces MAEVTLKGVLKDFGSTRVIHGVDLQIKDRELIVFVGPSGCGKSTLLRLIAGLEDISGGDMFIDGECVNQRSPKERKIAMVFQSYALYPHMSVYENMAFGLELSKHSKESIKEKVMEAARILELTPLLERKPKQLSGGQRQRVAIGRAIVRNPQVFLFDEPLSNLDASLRVQMRIEIAKLHQDMDVTMVYVTHDQVEAMTLADRIVVLNAGRIEQVGSPLELYHRPRNKFVAGFIGSPKMNFIEAKVVGVAEDGIEVSVVGSVAVKVPVDPAGLSVGDSVEYGIRPEHMTAGPEGELAGKVEVIEELGESHFLHVRLVNGPLVTVQGRGDAKAKCGESCMVRLDRSHSHVFGGDGFAVSKIGTLGQVEMTTVLEGA; this is translated from the coding sequence ATGGCAGAAGTTACGTTAAAGGGTGTCCTTAAGGACTTTGGATCTACTCGCGTGATCCACGGCGTTGACCTTCAGATCAAAGACCGTGAGCTGATCGTTTTCGTTGGGCCGTCAGGCTGTGGCAAATCTACGTTGCTGCGTTTGATTGCTGGGCTGGAGGATATCTCTGGTGGCGATATGTTCATTGACGGGGAGTGCGTAAACCAACGCTCTCCGAAGGAACGTAAGATCGCCATGGTATTCCAGAGCTATGCGCTTTATCCGCATATGAGTGTTTATGAGAACATGGCTTTCGGGCTGGAGCTTTCCAAGCACTCAAAAGAGAGCATCAAAGAGAAGGTCATGGAGGCGGCTCGTATTTTAGAGCTCACTCCATTGCTGGAGCGTAAGCCAAAGCAGCTTTCTGGTGGCCAGCGGCAGCGGGTTGCTATTGGCCGGGCTATTGTTCGTAATCCGCAGGTGTTCCTGTTTGACGAGCCGTTGTCTAACCTTGATGCATCGCTACGTGTGCAGATGCGTATCGAGATTGCCAAGCTGCATCAGGACATGGACGTGACCATGGTTTACGTGACCCATGATCAGGTGGAAGCGATGACGCTTGCAGACCGGATTGTGGTGCTCAATGCAGGGCGTATCGAGCAAGTTGGCTCTCCGTTGGAGTTGTACCATCGTCCGCGTAATAAATTCGTGGCGGGCTTTATCGGCTCGCCAAAGATGAATTTTATTGAGGCAAAGGTGGTTGGCGTTGCCGAGGATGGCATCGAGGTTTCAGTCGTTGGATCGGTTGCAGTTAAGGTGCCAGTAGACCCTGCCGGCCTCTCAGTTGGTGACAGTGTTGAGTACGGTATTCGTCCTGAACATATGACCGCAGGGCCTGAGGGAGAACTTGCTGGGAAAGTTGAAGTTATCGAGGAGCTGGGTGAAAGCCATTTCCTGCATGTGCGCCTTGTTAACGGGCCTTTGGTCACTGTTCAGGGGCGAGGCGATGCTAAGGCAAAGTGCGGAGAAAGCTGCATGGTGAGGTTGGATCGTAGTCATTCTCACGTATTTGGCGGTGACGGATTCGCAGTTTCGAAAATAGGGACGCTAGGGCAGGTCGAAATGACCACAGTTCTTGAGGGTGCGTAA
- a CDS encoding ABC transporter substrate-binding protein: MQFKRSLLSLALAASVAMPISGAITEAGAATPPGMLIIAGRIDDLISLDPQEMFEFSGSDMANNMYDRLVQLNPADLSKGYEPGLATSWEISEDGKTFTFKMRDGIKFHSGNAVTAKDAEYSLRRAVGMKKTPSFILTQFGFTPENMSETIKAVDATTFQITTDKKYAPSFVLNCFTAAIASIVDSELVKSNEVDGDWGNGWLKTNSAGSGAFKLQNWKPNESYSLTAVPGYWRGDVAIQRVIVRHVQESSSQRLLLEKGDVDIARHLSPEDVAAASTNEDLKVEDTLRGRLMYISFNQKDKALSHPKVAEALKYLVDYKGMTGSFLKGQYAIQQAFLPQTYMGELKDTPFSLNIAKAKELLDEAGYADGFDVEFIVRNATERVEIAQSLQNTFGQAGIRATISQGTGKQVLGRYRARDFQIYLGAWGPDYPDPHTNADTFANNPDNSDEGKHVGKLAWRNAYPATELTKLTDMAVQESDRDKRAAMYVEAQKTFQKEAPFSVMFQQIEQNSMRANVTGFNPGGAVTAAFYWPVKK; the protein is encoded by the coding sequence ATGCAATTTAAGCGTAGCCTTCTTTCGCTTGCACTTGCAGCAAGCGTTGCAATGCCAATTTCAGGCGCTATCACTGAAGCAGGTGCTGCTACACCTCCTGGTATGCTCATCATTGCTGGCCGTATTGATGACCTCATTTCCCTCGATCCGCAGGAAATGTTCGAGTTCTCCGGCTCCGATATGGCGAACAACATGTATGATCGCCTGGTTCAGTTGAACCCGGCTGATCTGTCCAAAGGATACGAGCCGGGTCTTGCGACCAGCTGGGAAATTTCCGAGGACGGCAAAACCTTCACCTTTAAAATGCGTGATGGCATCAAGTTCCATTCCGGCAACGCTGTCACCGCAAAAGATGCTGAATACAGCCTGCGTCGTGCTGTTGGTATGAAGAAGACACCTTCTTTCATCCTGACTCAGTTTGGCTTTACTCCTGAGAACATGAGTGAAACCATCAAAGCGGTTGATGCCACCACTTTCCAGATCACCACAGACAAGAAGTACGCTCCTTCTTTCGTGTTGAACTGTTTTACAGCAGCTATCGCGTCTATTGTTGACAGCGAGTTGGTTAAGTCCAACGAAGTTGACGGTGACTGGGGTAATGGGTGGTTGAAGACCAACTCTGCTGGTTCAGGCGCATTCAAGTTGCAGAACTGGAAGCCAAATGAGTCTTACTCTCTGACAGCTGTCCCAGGGTACTGGCGTGGTGACGTTGCGATTCAGCGCGTTATTGTGCGTCACGTTCAGGAATCTTCTTCCCAGCGTCTGTTGCTGGAAAAAGGCGACGTTGATATTGCGCGTCACCTGTCACCAGAAGATGTTGCAGCGGCTTCCACCAATGAAGACCTCAAGGTTGAAGACACCCTGCGTGGCCGTTTGATGTACATCTCCTTCAATCAGAAGGATAAGGCGCTGTCCCATCCAAAGGTTGCGGAAGCTCTGAAGTACCTTGTTGATTACAAAGGTATGACCGGTTCCTTCTTGAAGGGCCAGTACGCCATTCAGCAGGCGTTCTTGCCGCAGACCTATATGGGTGAACTGAAGGACACGCCTTTCTCCCTGAATATTGCCAAGGCGAAAGAACTTCTCGACGAAGCTGGTTATGCTGATGGCTTTGATGTTGAGTTCATCGTTCGTAATGCAACTGAGCGTGTAGAAATTGCTCAGAGCTTGCAGAACACCTTTGGCCAGGCTGGTATTCGCGCAACCATTTCTCAGGGCACTGGTAAACAGGTTCTTGGTCGTTACCGCGCCCGTGATTTCCAGATCTACCTTGGTGCATGGGGCCCGGATTACCCGGATCCACACACAAATGCTGATACCTTCGCAAACAACCCGGATAACTCCGATGAAGGTAAGCATGTTGGTAAACTGGCATGGCGTAACGCTTACCCAGCTACAGAACTGACCAAGCTGACTGATATGGCTGTACAGGAAAGCGACCGTGACAAGCGTGCTGCCATGTACGTTGAAGCACAGAAGACCTTCCAGAAAGAAGCTCCATTCTCAGTGATGTTCCAGCAAATTGAACAAAACTCCATGCGTGCAAATGTGACTGGGTTCAACCCCGGTGGCGCTGTTACCGCTGCATTCTACTGGCCTGTAAAAAAATAA
- a CDS encoding ABC transporter permease, with the protein MSIADSTATVARRGFSLPLYKIFKGLIAGLFSILITMVGLLFVTFIIARVMPVDPVLAVVGERASQEIYEAAYKAMGLDRPLYMQFWFFLKQVAMGDFGMSTLTARPVVDDIIRVFPATLELATLATIAGVGIGVPMGVLAAVNEGRWPDQLIRLVGLFGYSMPIFWFGLMGLLIFYGILGWVGGPGRMEIYYEDIIPVVTGMVLIDSLLAGDMTIFWNAVNHIILPASILGYYSIAYISRMTRSFMLEQFSQEYITTARVKGASEASVIWRHALPNVMIPLITVIALSYANLLEGSVLTEIIFSWPGLGNYITNALLSADMNAVMGGTVVVGAIFVGLNLFSDFMYKVVDPRAR; encoded by the coding sequence ATGAGCATCGCTGACTCTACAGCGACTGTAGCGCGGCGAGGATTTTCCTTGCCGCTCTACAAGATTTTCAAAGGTTTAATCGCTGGCCTTTTCTCCATCCTCATCACTATGGTGGGTCTTCTCTTCGTTACCTTCATCATTGCCCGCGTCATGCCCGTCGACCCCGTTTTAGCGGTTGTCGGAGAACGTGCGTCCCAGGAAATTTACGAGGCGGCTTACAAAGCCATGGGCCTCGATCGACCGCTTTATATGCAGTTCTGGTTTTTCCTGAAGCAAGTTGCTATGGGCGATTTCGGGATGTCGACGCTGACAGCGCGGCCCGTTGTTGATGATATTATCCGCGTGTTCCCGGCTACATTGGAACTTGCGACACTGGCGACGATTGCAGGCGTTGGTATCGGCGTGCCGATGGGTGTTTTGGCTGCCGTAAACGAAGGCCGCTGGCCTGACCAACTGATCCGCCTTGTTGGTCTGTTTGGTTACTCCATGCCGATCTTCTGGTTTGGTCTGATGGGCCTGCTGATTTTTTACGGAATTCTTGGATGGGTTGGCGGTCCGGGCCGTATGGAGATCTATTATGAGGACATCATTCCCGTTGTTACTGGAATGGTCTTGATTGATAGCCTGCTTGCAGGTGATATGACGATCTTTTGGAATGCGGTGAACCACATCATCCTGCCAGCAAGTATCCTCGGGTATTACTCAATCGCCTATATTTCCCGTATGACCCGCTCCTTTATGCTGGAGCAATTCTCTCAGGAATACATCACCACAGCGCGCGTTAAGGGGGCTTCCGAGGCTTCTGTTATCTGGCGTCATGCACTGCCAAATGTGATGATTCCGTTGATTACGGTTATTGCTCTTTCCTATGCAAACTTGCTGGAAGGGTCTGTGCTGACTGAGATTATCTTCTCATGGCCGGGTCTGGGCAACTACATCACTAATGCTCTGCTTTCAGCTGATATGAATGCGGTTATGGGTGGTACAGTTGTGGTTGGTGCTATCTTTGTTGGCCTCAATCTCTTCTCTGACTTTATGTACAAAGTGGTGGATCCGAGGGCACGATGA
- a CDS encoding ABC transporter permease has protein sequence MTTAPVKSDVPDKVGLKAWLSSDAPTSRGHARAVQLYMGWMKLYDNKLAFLGFLIILGLVLTAIFAPLLATTEPNAQDLAKRLMAPGFSGHLLGTDELGRDIWSRLVYGSRITLLIVGIVAFTAPVFGLLIGTVAGYLGGWVDQVLMRVVDIFLAFPRLVLALAFVAAIGAGIESAIIAISLTAWPPYARIARAETLTIRNADYISAVRLQGAGVMHIIIGHVWPLCLSSIIVRVTLDMAGIILTAAGLGFLGLGAQPPEPEWGAMISAGRKFILDHWWVAAMPGMAIFIVSLGFNLLGDGLRDILDPKKSQS, from the coding sequence ATGACAACAGCACCTGTAAAATCTGACGTGCCTGACAAGGTTGGCCTGAAGGCATGGCTTTCATCTGACGCACCTACATCTCGCGGGCATGCACGCGCTGTGCAATTGTACATGGGGTGGATGAAACTCTATGACAATAAACTGGCGTTTCTCGGCTTCCTGATCATTCTTGGTTTGGTGTTGACGGCGATATTTGCACCCTTGTTGGCAACCACGGAGCCAAATGCGCAGGATCTTGCCAAGCGCTTGATGGCGCCGGGGTTTTCTGGCCACCTGCTTGGAACGGATGAGCTTGGCCGCGATATCTGGAGCCGTCTCGTCTATGGGTCCCGCATCACCTTGTTGATCGTTGGCATTGTGGCGTTTACCGCGCCTGTGTTCGGTCTGCTGATTGGGACTGTTGCCGGGTATCTTGGTGGATGGGTTGATCAAGTGCTGATGCGTGTGGTTGATATCTTCCTCGCGTTTCCTCGTCTTGTTCTGGCGCTGGCATTCGTTGCTGCGATTGGGGCTGGTATCGAGAGCGCGATTATCGCGATTAGCCTGACTGCCTGGCCTCCTTATGCACGTATTGCACGTGCGGAAACTCTGACCATTCGGAATGCGGATTACATCAGTGCTGTGCGTTTGCAGGGTGCCGGTGTCATGCACATCATCATTGGACATGTGTGGCCGTTGTGTCTGTCCTCCATCATCGTGCGTGTTACGCTTGATATGGCCGGGATCATTCTGACAGCTGCTGGTCTTGGTTTCCTCGGTCTTGGTGCTCAACCACCTGAGCCGGAGTGGGGCGCAATGATCTCTGCTGGTCGTAAGTTCATTCTGGATCATTGGTGGGTTGCTGCCATGCCGGGTATGGCGATCTTTATCGTGTCTTTGGGCTTCAACCTGTTGGGTGATGGCTTGCGCGATATTCTTGATCCTAAAAAGAGCCAGAGCTGA
- a CDS encoding ABC transporter ATP-binding protein, which translates to MSDTLLSVEDLWVRFPTRSGTVEAVRGISFSVGRERVGIVGESGSGKSMTGRAILRLIRAPGQMEAKSITFNGDNLLDYSERQMRKIRGHQISMVMQDPKFSLNPVHTVGKQICEALRLHTKASRREARLGALEMLEAVQIRNPERVFASYPHELSGGMGQRVMIAMMLITDPKLLIADEPTSALDVTVQMRVLAIMDKLVQERGMGLIFISHDLNLVSSFCDRIIIMYAGRIVETCKASELHNATHPYTRGLLNALPRIEEPKERLEALQRQDSWKQEASVDARV; encoded by the coding sequence ATGAGTGATACGCTGTTAAGCGTTGAGGACCTTTGGGTTCGCTTTCCCACACGCAGTGGTACTGTTGAGGCGGTTCGTGGCATCTCGTTTTCTGTTGGTCGGGAACGCGTTGGTATCGTGGGCGAGAGTGGCTCCGGTAAGTCTATGACTGGCCGCGCCATTTTACGCCTGATCCGCGCGCCGGGACAGATGGAAGCGAAGTCCATCACCTTCAACGGTGACAATCTGCTTGATTACTCCGAGCGGCAAATGCGCAAGATCCGGGGTCACCAAATTTCCATGGTGATGCAGGATCCTAAATTCTCGCTGAACCCGGTTCATACGGTTGGTAAGCAGATTTGTGAAGCGTTACGCCTGCACACCAAAGCTTCTCGCCGCGAGGCCCGTCTGGGTGCTTTGGAAATGCTGGAAGCGGTGCAGATCCGTAACCCTGAGCGCGTGTTTGCCTCGTATCCGCATGAGCTTTCAGGTGGGATGGGACAGCGCGTGATGATCGCGATGATGCTCATTACCGATCCGAAGCTGTTGATTGCTGATGAGCCGACATCTGCTTTGGATGTGACTGTTCAGATGCGTGTGCTTGCCATCATGGATAAGCTGGTTCAGGAACGTGGGATGGGGCTGATCTTTATCAGTCACGATCTCAATCTTGTGTCGTCTTTCTGTGACCGCATCATCATTATGTATGCGGGCCGTATTGTTGAGACCTGTAAGGCGAGTGAACTGCACAATGCTACTCACCCTTATACGCGTGGTTTGCTGAATGCATTGCCGCGTATTGAGGAGCCGAAGGAACGTCTTGAAGCGTTGCAGCGTCAGGACAGTTGGAAGCAGGAGGCAAGTGTCGATGCCCGCGTCTGA
- a CDS encoding ABC transporter ATP-binding protein, with protein MPASDSAVMEQKPWVADATADARLEIKDLNVYFGEGPDRFQAVKNVSLKVLQGGSFGIVGESGSGKSTVLRAVCGLVESWDGEIDIDGAPVSHKRDKVFARKIQMVFQDPYASLHPRHTVDRVLSEPLKLHGFDDVDGRVLRVLDDVGLGADFRFRYPHQLSGGQRQRVAVARALMLEPEILLLDEPTSALDVSVQAEILNLFADLRKEHNLTYVMVTHDLAVVAHMCDEIAVMSHGEVVEVMDVETMRQAKPKTAYTQELLKASMGYDAEFFGDT; from the coding sequence ATGCCCGCGTCTGATAGTGCTGTTATGGAACAAAAGCCATGGGTTGCTGATGCAACCGCTGATGCTCGTCTGGAAATCAAAGATCTCAACGTTTACTTCGGTGAGGGACCTGATCGCTTTCAGGCCGTGAAGAACGTGAGCCTGAAGGTTCTGCAAGGCGGAAGCTTCGGGATCGTTGGTGAATCCGGCTCTGGTAAGTCTACCGTTCTGCGCGCTGTGTGTGGTTTGGTTGAAAGCTGGGATGGTGAGATCGACATTGATGGAGCGCCTGTTTCGCATAAGCGTGACAAGGTCTTCGCCCGTAAGATCCAGATGGTGTTTCAGGATCCCTATGCGTCCTTGCATCCCCGCCATACGGTTGACCGTGTACTCTCCGAGCCGTTGAAGTTGCATGGGTTTGATGACGTCGATGGACGTGTGCTGCGGGTTCTGGATGATGTTGGGCTTGGGGCAGATTTCCGTTTCCGGTATCCGCACCAGCTTTCCGGTGGTCAGCGCCAGCGTGTGGCGGTTGCCCGTGCATTGATGTTGGAGCCTGAAATTCTGCTGCTGGACGAGCCAACATCTGCTTTGGATGTGTCCGTTCAAGCCGAGATCCTCAACCTGTTCGCAGATCTGCGTAAAGAGCATAACCTCACTTATGTGATGGTGACGCATGATCTGGCTGTGGTTGCGCATATGTGTGATGAAATCGCGGTGATGAGCCACGGTGAAGTTGTTGAGGTGATGGATGTTGAGACAATGCGCCAAGCCAAACCAAAAACAGCCTACACACAGGAACTGCTGAAAGCCTCTATGGGGTATGACGCAGAGTTCTTTGGCGATACCTAG